The Cervus canadensis isolate Bull #8, Minnesota chromosome 9, ASM1932006v1, whole genome shotgun sequence genome contains a region encoding:
- the RCBTB2 gene encoding RCC1 and BTB domain-containing protein 2 isoform X3 → MLDVGKWPIFSLCSEEELQLVRQACVFGSASNELLYTTVNDEIFVLGTNCCGCLGLGDVQSTIEPRRLDSLSGKKIACLSYGSGPHIVLATTEGEVFTWGHNAYSQLGNGTTNAGLVPYHISTNLSNKQVIEVACGSYHSLVLTSDGEVFAWGYNNSGQVGSGSTANQPIPRRVTGCLQNKVVVNIACGQMCSMAVVNTGEVFVWGYNGNGQLGLGSSGNQPTPCRVAALQGIRVQRVACGYAHTLVLTDEGQVYAWGANSYGQLGTGNKSNQSYPTPVVLEKDRIIEIAACHSAHTSAAKTQGGHVYMWGQCRGQSVTLPHLTHFSSTDDVFACFATPAVTWRLLSVEPDDHLTVAESLKREFDNPNTADLKFLVDGKYIYVHKVLLKIRCEHFRSSLEDNEDDIVEMSEFSYPVYRAFLEYLYTDSISLSPEEAVGLLDLATFYRENRLKKLCQQTIKQGICEENAIALLSAAVKYEAQDLEEFCFRFCINHLTVVTQTSGFAEMDHDLLKNFISKASRVGAFKN, encoded by the exons ATGTTAGATGTGGGAAAGTGGCCAATTTTCTCCCTTTGTTCTGAGGAAGAACTGCAATTAGTTCGTCAGGCCTGTGTCTTTGGCAGTGCCAGCAATGAACTTCTGTATACTACAGTAAATGATGAG ATTTTTGTGCTTGGCACAAACTGCTGTGGTTGTTTGGGATTAGGTGATGTCCAGAGCACCATTGAACCTCGGAGACTGGACTCTTTAAGTGGCAAAAAAATCGCCTGCCTCAGCTACGGGAGTGGGCCACACATTGTCCTTGCAACAACAG aaggaGAAGTCTTTACCTGGGGTCATAATGCTTACAGTCAGCTGGGTAACGGGACAACTAATGCTGGTCTAGTGCCCTATCATATCTCTACTAATCTGTCGAACAAGCAAGTCATTGAAGTGGCCTGTGGGTCTTACCATTCTTTGGTGCTAACATCTGATGGAGAG GTATTTGCATGGGGTTATAATAACTCTGGGCAGGTAGGGTCTGGATCAACAGCCAATCAGCCGATCCCTCGAAGAGTCACCGGCTGCTTACAGAATAAAGTGGTTGTGAACATAGCCTGCGGGCAGATGTGCTCGATGGCAGTGGTGAACACCGGGGAG GTCTTTGTCTGGGGCTACAATGGAAACGGGCAGCTGGGACTCGGCAGCAGTGGCAACCAGCCAACCCCCTGCAGGGTTGCAGCTCTCCAAGGCATTCGTGTCCAGCGG gttGCCTGTGGCTATGCACACACTTTAGTATTAACAGATGAAGGTCAAGTGTATGCTTGGGGCGCAAATTCTTACGGCCAGTTGGGTACTGGCAATAAAAGTAACCAGTCCTACCCTACCCCTGTCGTTCTGGAAAAGGACAG AATTATAGAGATTGCAGCCTGCCACTCGGCGCACACGTCGGCCGCCAAGACGCAGGGCGGCCACGTGTACATGTGGGGCCAGTGCCGCGGCCAGTCGGTGACCCTGCCGCACCTCACGCACTTCTCCTCCACCGACGACGTGTTCGCCTGCTTTGCCACGCCCGCCGTCACGTGGCGCCTCCTGTCTGTGG AACCTGATGACCACCTCACAGTGGCCGAGTCCCTGAAGAGGGAATTTGACAACCCCAACACCGCAGACCTGAAATTTCTGGTGGATGGAAAGTACATTTATGTGCATAAAGTCCTTCTCAAAATCAG GTGTGAGCATTTTCGCTCTTCATTGGAAGACAACGAGGATGATATTGTAGAAATGAGTGAATTTTCATATCCTGTTTACCGAGCCTTCCTGGAGTACCTGTACACAGACAGCATCAGCCTGTCCCCCGAGGAGGCAGTAG GATTGCTTGATTTGGCTACATTTTATAGAGAAAATCGTTTGAAAAAACTCTGCCAACAAACTATCAAGCAAGGAATCTGCGAGGAGAATGCCATCGCGCTCCTGTCGGCCGCCGTGAAGTATGAAGCTCAG GACTTAGAAGAATTCTGCTTCAGGTTTTGCATAAACCATTTGACTGTAGTAACACAGACTTCGGGCTTTGCAGAAATGGACCAtgatctcttgaagaactttatCAGCAAAGCAAGCAGAGTTGGAGCCTTTAAAAACTGA
- the RCBTB2 gene encoding RCC1 and BTB domain-containing protein 2 isoform X2, with protein sequence MPVKDERGDLDVSKVVKPVQATLSSLKMLDVGKWPIFSLCSEEELQLVRQACVFGSASNELLYTTVNDEIFVLGTNCCGCLGLGDVQSTIEPRRLDSLSGKKIACLSYGSGPHIVLATTEGEVFTWGHNAYSQLGNGTTNAGLVPYHISTNLSNKQVIEVACGSYHSLVLTSDGEVFAWGYNNSGQVGSGSTANQPIPRRVTGCLQNKVVVNIACGQMCSMAVVNTGEVFVWGYNGNGQLGLGSSGNQPTPCRVAALQGIRVQRVACGYAHTLVLTDEGQVYAWGANSYGQLGTGNKSNQSYPTPVVLEKDRIIEIAACHSAHTSAAKTQGGHVYMWGQCRGQSVTLPHLTHFSSTDDVFACFATPAVTWRLLSVEPDDHLTVAESLKREFDNPNTADLKFLVDGKYIYVHKVLLKIRCEHFRSSLEDNEDDIVEMSEFSYPVYRAFLEYLYTDSISLSPEEAVGLLDLATFYRENRLKKLCQQTIKQGICEENAIALLSAAVKYEAQDLEEFCFRFCINHLTVVTQTSGFAEMDHDLLKNFISKASRVGAFKN encoded by the exons ATGCCCGTGAAAGATGAAAGAGGTGACCTGGATGTGAGCAAAGTAGTGAAG CCAGTCCAGGCTACTCTGTCATCTTTGAAGATGTTAGATGTGGGAAAGTGGCCAATTTTCTCCCTTTGTTCTGAGGAAGAACTGCAATTAGTTCGTCAGGCCTGTGTCTTTGGCAGTGCCAGCAATGAACTTCTGTATACTACAGTAAATGATGAG ATTTTTGTGCTTGGCACAAACTGCTGTGGTTGTTTGGGATTAGGTGATGTCCAGAGCACCATTGAACCTCGGAGACTGGACTCTTTAAGTGGCAAAAAAATCGCCTGCCTCAGCTACGGGAGTGGGCCACACATTGTCCTTGCAACAACAG aaggaGAAGTCTTTACCTGGGGTCATAATGCTTACAGTCAGCTGGGTAACGGGACAACTAATGCTGGTCTAGTGCCCTATCATATCTCTACTAATCTGTCGAACAAGCAAGTCATTGAAGTGGCCTGTGGGTCTTACCATTCTTTGGTGCTAACATCTGATGGAGAG GTATTTGCATGGGGTTATAATAACTCTGGGCAGGTAGGGTCTGGATCAACAGCCAATCAGCCGATCCCTCGAAGAGTCACCGGCTGCTTACAGAATAAAGTGGTTGTGAACATAGCCTGCGGGCAGATGTGCTCGATGGCAGTGGTGAACACCGGGGAG GTCTTTGTCTGGGGCTACAATGGAAACGGGCAGCTGGGACTCGGCAGCAGTGGCAACCAGCCAACCCCCTGCAGGGTTGCAGCTCTCCAAGGCATTCGTGTCCAGCGG gttGCCTGTGGCTATGCACACACTTTAGTATTAACAGATGAAGGTCAAGTGTATGCTTGGGGCGCAAATTCTTACGGCCAGTTGGGTACTGGCAATAAAAGTAACCAGTCCTACCCTACCCCTGTCGTTCTGGAAAAGGACAG AATTATAGAGATTGCAGCCTGCCACTCGGCGCACACGTCGGCCGCCAAGACGCAGGGCGGCCACGTGTACATGTGGGGCCAGTGCCGCGGCCAGTCGGTGACCCTGCCGCACCTCACGCACTTCTCCTCCACCGACGACGTGTTCGCCTGCTTTGCCACGCCCGCCGTCACGTGGCGCCTCCTGTCTGTGG AACCTGATGACCACCTCACAGTGGCCGAGTCCCTGAAGAGGGAATTTGACAACCCCAACACCGCAGACCTGAAATTTCTGGTGGATGGAAAGTACATTTATGTGCATAAAGTCCTTCTCAAAATCAG GTGTGAGCATTTTCGCTCTTCATTGGAAGACAACGAGGATGATATTGTAGAAATGAGTGAATTTTCATATCCTGTTTACCGAGCCTTCCTGGAGTACCTGTACACAGACAGCATCAGCCTGTCCCCCGAGGAGGCAGTAG GATTGCTTGATTTGGCTACATTTTATAGAGAAAATCGTTTGAAAAAACTCTGCCAACAAACTATCAAGCAAGGAATCTGCGAGGAGAATGCCATCGCGCTCCTGTCGGCCGCCGTGAAGTATGAAGCTCAG GACTTAGAAGAATTCTGCTTCAGGTTTTGCATAAACCATTTGACTGTAGTAACACAGACTTCGGGCTTTGCAGAAATGGACCAtgatctcttgaagaactttatCAGCAAAGCAAGCAGAGTTGGAGCCTTTAAAAACTGA
- the RCBTB2 gene encoding RCC1 and BTB domain-containing protein 2 isoform X1, with translation MEDYVEDDPFLLYTLYGKSGKMPVKDERGDLDVSKVVKPVQATLSSLKMLDVGKWPIFSLCSEEELQLVRQACVFGSASNELLYTTVNDEIFVLGTNCCGCLGLGDVQSTIEPRRLDSLSGKKIACLSYGSGPHIVLATTEGEVFTWGHNAYSQLGNGTTNAGLVPYHISTNLSNKQVIEVACGSYHSLVLTSDGEVFAWGYNNSGQVGSGSTANQPIPRRVTGCLQNKVVVNIACGQMCSMAVVNTGEVFVWGYNGNGQLGLGSSGNQPTPCRVAALQGIRVQRVACGYAHTLVLTDEGQVYAWGANSYGQLGTGNKSNQSYPTPVVLEKDRIIEIAACHSAHTSAAKTQGGHVYMWGQCRGQSVTLPHLTHFSSTDDVFACFATPAVTWRLLSVEPDDHLTVAESLKREFDNPNTADLKFLVDGKYIYVHKVLLKIRCEHFRSSLEDNEDDIVEMSEFSYPVYRAFLEYLYTDSISLSPEEAVGLLDLATFYRENRLKKLCQQTIKQGICEENAIALLSAAVKYEAQDLEEFCFRFCINHLTVVTQTSGFAEMDHDLLKNFISKASRVGAFKN, from the exons ATGGAAGACTATGTGGAAGATGaccctttccttctctatacTCTCTATGGAAAAAGTGGCAAG ATGCCCGTGAAAGATGAAAGAGGTGACCTGGATGTGAGCAAAGTAGTGAAG CCAGTCCAGGCTACTCTGTCATCTTTGAAGATGTTAGATGTGGGAAAGTGGCCAATTTTCTCCCTTTGTTCTGAGGAAGAACTGCAATTAGTTCGTCAGGCCTGTGTCTTTGGCAGTGCCAGCAATGAACTTCTGTATACTACAGTAAATGATGAG ATTTTTGTGCTTGGCACAAACTGCTGTGGTTGTTTGGGATTAGGTGATGTCCAGAGCACCATTGAACCTCGGAGACTGGACTCTTTAAGTGGCAAAAAAATCGCCTGCCTCAGCTACGGGAGTGGGCCACACATTGTCCTTGCAACAACAG aaggaGAAGTCTTTACCTGGGGTCATAATGCTTACAGTCAGCTGGGTAACGGGACAACTAATGCTGGTCTAGTGCCCTATCATATCTCTACTAATCTGTCGAACAAGCAAGTCATTGAAGTGGCCTGTGGGTCTTACCATTCTTTGGTGCTAACATCTGATGGAGAG GTATTTGCATGGGGTTATAATAACTCTGGGCAGGTAGGGTCTGGATCAACAGCCAATCAGCCGATCCCTCGAAGAGTCACCGGCTGCTTACAGAATAAAGTGGTTGTGAACATAGCCTGCGGGCAGATGTGCTCGATGGCAGTGGTGAACACCGGGGAG GTCTTTGTCTGGGGCTACAATGGAAACGGGCAGCTGGGACTCGGCAGCAGTGGCAACCAGCCAACCCCCTGCAGGGTTGCAGCTCTCCAAGGCATTCGTGTCCAGCGG gttGCCTGTGGCTATGCACACACTTTAGTATTAACAGATGAAGGTCAAGTGTATGCTTGGGGCGCAAATTCTTACGGCCAGTTGGGTACTGGCAATAAAAGTAACCAGTCCTACCCTACCCCTGTCGTTCTGGAAAAGGACAG AATTATAGAGATTGCAGCCTGCCACTCGGCGCACACGTCGGCCGCCAAGACGCAGGGCGGCCACGTGTACATGTGGGGCCAGTGCCGCGGCCAGTCGGTGACCCTGCCGCACCTCACGCACTTCTCCTCCACCGACGACGTGTTCGCCTGCTTTGCCACGCCCGCCGTCACGTGGCGCCTCCTGTCTGTGG AACCTGATGACCACCTCACAGTGGCCGAGTCCCTGAAGAGGGAATTTGACAACCCCAACACCGCAGACCTGAAATTTCTGGTGGATGGAAAGTACATTTATGTGCATAAAGTCCTTCTCAAAATCAG GTGTGAGCATTTTCGCTCTTCATTGGAAGACAACGAGGATGATATTGTAGAAATGAGTGAATTTTCATATCCTGTTTACCGAGCCTTCCTGGAGTACCTGTACACAGACAGCATCAGCCTGTCCCCCGAGGAGGCAGTAG GATTGCTTGATTTGGCTACATTTTATAGAGAAAATCGTTTGAAAAAACTCTGCCAACAAACTATCAAGCAAGGAATCTGCGAGGAGAATGCCATCGCGCTCCTGTCGGCCGCCGTGAAGTATGAAGCTCAG GACTTAGAAGAATTCTGCTTCAGGTTTTGCATAAACCATTTGACTGTAGTAACACAGACTTCGGGCTTTGCAGAAATGGACCAtgatctcttgaagaactttatCAGCAAAGCAAGCAGAGTTGGAGCCTTTAAAAACTGA